The following are from one region of the Bradyrhizobium sediminis genome:
- a CDS encoding TRAP transporter large permease: MSTDAVAVLGFVALFALMLLRVPVGMAMGLVGVTGFGYLVGFTPALKLVGQTSMRTVTDYTFGVIPMFLLMGTFVSNSGMSRELFRAANGFVGHLRGGLGIATVAACGGFAAICGSSVATAATFSAVAYPEMRRFGYPQSFATGVIAAGGTLGAMLPPSTVLAVYGIITEQDIGKLFIAGIIPGLLAMTMYMATIALIGYFRPGFLPTGAQTTWRERFAGLKNIWAPVLLFVFVIGGLYGLPFLPRFTPTEAGGVGATGAFLIGVFTGRLDKEKILNSLLQATRTAAAVFTVLIGALIFGYFLTVTQTPQKVTELLTGLGLGRYGILALIMVMYLVLGCLMDAMAMIILTVPIIFPVIMHLGFDPIWFGVIIVMTVELGLIHPPVGMNVFVIKSVVKDVSFSTIFRGVIPFVATDLIRLVILILFPLLATWLPQRMMG; encoded by the coding sequence ATGAGTACCGACGCCGTCGCGGTCCTCGGATTCGTCGCGCTGTTCGCGCTGATGCTGCTGCGCGTGCCGGTGGGGATGGCGATGGGCCTCGTCGGCGTCACCGGCTTCGGTTACCTGGTCGGCTTCACGCCGGCGCTGAAGCTGGTCGGCCAGACCTCGATGCGCACGGTGACCGACTACACCTTTGGCGTCATCCCGATGTTCCTGCTGATGGGGACCTTCGTCAGCAATTCCGGCATGAGCCGCGAGCTGTTCCGCGCCGCCAACGGCTTTGTCGGACATTTGCGCGGCGGGCTCGGCATCGCCACGGTCGCGGCCTGCGGCGGCTTCGCCGCGATCTGCGGCTCGTCGGTGGCGACGGCGGCGACGTTCTCGGCCGTGGCCTATCCGGAGATGCGCCGCTTCGGCTATCCGCAATCCTTCGCCACCGGCGTGATCGCGGCCGGCGGCACGCTGGGCGCCATGCTGCCGCCGTCGACGGTGCTCGCGGTCTACGGCATCATCACCGAGCAGGACATCGGCAAGCTGTTCATCGCCGGCATCATTCCCGGCCTGCTCGCCATGACCATGTACATGGCGACCATCGCGCTGATCGGCTATTTCCGGCCGGGCTTCCTGCCGACCGGTGCGCAGACCACCTGGCGCGAGCGCTTTGCGGGATTGAAGAATATCTGGGCGCCGGTGCTGCTGTTCGTGTTCGTCATCGGCGGGCTGTACGGGCTGCCGTTCCTGCCGCGCTTCACGCCGACCGAGGCGGGCGGCGTCGGCGCCACCGGCGCGTTCCTGATCGGCGTGTTCACCGGGCGGCTGGACAAGGAAAAGATCCTCAATTCGCTGCTGCAGGCGACCCGCACCGCCGCCGCGGTCTTCACGGTGCTGATCGGCGCCCTGATCTTCGGCTATTTCCTGACGGTGACGCAGACCCCGCAAAAGGTCACCGAGCTTCTCACCGGCCTCGGCCTCGGCCGCTACGGCATCCTCGCCCTGATCATGGTGATGTACCTGGTGCTCGGCTGCCTGATGGACGCGATGGCCATGATCATCCTGACGGTGCCGATCATCTTTCCGGTGATCATGCATCTCGGCTTCGATCCGATCTGGTTCGGCGTGATCATCGTGATGACGGTAGAGCTCGGCCTGATCCATCCGCCGGTCGGCATGAACGTGTTCGTGATCAAAAGCGTGGTCAAGGACGTGTCGTTCTCCACCATCTTCAGGGGAGTGATCCCGTTCGTGGCGACCGACCTGATCCGGCTGGTGATCCTGATTCTGTTTCCATTGCTGGCGACCTGGCTGCCGCAGCGCATGATGGGCTAA
- a CDS encoding TRAP transporter small permease, with protein MKRASMDRFIDTIEWIAAGFVGIVAANIFLAVLLRNIFSYSIPDSFDIGRMLLGILIFWGIAATSYRGGHITVDLVWANVSPRYQRWIDVFATLVLLFVVTVQTWTLFDKVHGTYNDNVVTFDMHMPTWPFFAVAWAGDVSAVLLIAIRTYRLIFHPDQMHDPKIKTVE; from the coding sequence ATGAAGCGCGCTTCGATGGATCGTTTCATCGACACGATCGAATGGATCGCGGCCGGATTTGTCGGCATCGTCGCCGCCAATATTTTCCTCGCGGTGCTGTTGCGGAATATTTTCAGCTATTCGATTCCGGATTCCTTCGATATCGGGCGCATGCTGCTCGGCATCCTGATCTTCTGGGGCATCGCCGCGACCAGCTATCGCGGCGGCCACATCACCGTCGATCTGGTCTGGGCCAATGTCAGCCCGAGATATCAGCGCTGGATCGACGTGTTCGCGACGCTGGTGCTGCTGTTCGTGGTCACGGTGCAGACCTGGACCCTGTTCGACAAGGTGCACGGCACCTATAACGACAATGTCGTTACCTTCGACATGCACATGCCGACCTGGCCGTTCTTCGCGGTGGCGTGGGCCGGCGACGTCTCGGCGGTGCTGTTGATCGCGATCCGCACCTACCGCCTGATCTTCCATCCGGATCAGATGCACGATCCCAAGATCAAGACCGTGGAGTAG
- a CDS encoding TRAP transporter substrate-binding protein, which translates to MRKTFLALLLAASVTPAFAQEKTFELKLSHWVPASHPLQKALEDWGAAVEKESGGTIKSKVFPAQQLGKAFDHYDMARDGIADVTYVNPGYQPGRFPIIGAGELPFLMSDAKGGTMALDAWYRKYAEKEMKDVKFCLAFIHSPSTFHSRTKKIVVPDDVKGMKIRPAHATMANYVTQLGGTNVQSSAPEVRDIIERGVADAVTFPWGSVLLFGIDKVTKYHIDAPLYVTTFAFVMNKDKYNQMSDKQKKAIDNNCNTEAAGRVGEPWGKFEDAGVEKIKALAGHEVYKLTPEQTALWKKASEPLVKTWAENVKKTGADPDAAMTELRASLTKYKALAQ; encoded by the coding sequence ATGAGGAAAACGTTCTTGGCGTTGCTGTTGGCCGCCAGTGTGACGCCTGCGTTCGCGCAGGAAAAGACCTTCGAACTGAAGCTTTCGCATTGGGTGCCGGCGTCGCACCCGCTGCAGAAGGCACTGGAAGACTGGGGCGCGGCGGTCGAAAAGGAATCCGGCGGCACCATCAAGTCCAAGGTATTTCCCGCCCAGCAGCTCGGCAAGGCCTTCGACCATTACGACATGGCGCGTGACGGCATCGCCGACGTCACCTACGTCAACCCGGGCTACCAGCCCGGACGTTTCCCGATCATCGGCGCCGGCGAACTGCCGTTCCTGATGTCGGACGCCAAGGGTGGCACGATGGCGCTCGACGCCTGGTACCGGAAATATGCCGAGAAGGAGATGAAGGACGTCAAGTTCTGCCTCGCCTTCATCCACTCGCCATCCACGTTCCATTCGCGCACCAAGAAGATCGTGGTGCCGGATGACGTCAAGGGCATGAAGATCCGTCCCGCCCATGCCACCATGGCGAATTACGTGACCCAGCTCGGCGGCACCAATGTGCAGTCGTCGGCGCCGGAAGTCCGCGACATCATCGAACGTGGCGTGGCCGACGCCGTCACCTTCCCGTGGGGATCGGTGTTGCTGTTCGGCATCGACAAGGTGACGAAGTATCACATCGATGCGCCGCTCTACGTCACGACCTTCGCCTTCGTGATGAACAAGGACAAGTACAACCAGATGTCCGACAAGCAGAAGAAGGCGATCGACAACAACTGCAATACCGAGGCCGCCGGCCGTGTCGGCGAACCCTGGGGCAAGTTCGAGGACGCCGGTGTCGAGAAAATCAAGGCGCTGGCCGGTCACGAGGTCTACAAACTGACGCCGGAGCAGACGGCGCTTTGGAAGAAGGCGTCCGAGCCGCTGGTCAAGACCTGGGCCGAGAATGTCAAGAAGACCGGCGCCGACCCGGACGCGGCAATGACCGAGCTTCGTGCCTCGCTGACCAAATACAAGGCGTTGGCGCAGTAA